The DNA window CGTGTTGCTCAATCCGAATTCGGTGCGTAGCAGTATTGCACGACGGCTCGGAATCGAGGATGACGGACTATTGGTTGAGGATCATTATGTCGAGGGGTTAGTCGATGTGATGCTTGATGCCGTGCGTAATTGCAGGGAGCCATTGACAGATGAACGATTATTCAATTGGCACGCTGCTTTGTTTCCTTTTGGGAGAAGTGGTATGCACAGAATCACAGTTGCCGATTGGCGTAGGGGTGAGGAGCCGATGCAGGTAGTGTCCGGTGCTTTCGGGCATGAGAAAGTGCATTATGAGGCTCCGCCATCAGATGCTGTTCCGGCTGAAATGGAGCGGTTGATTGAGTGGTGTAATACAGCCAATCAGTCACCGTTCATCATGGCTGCTGTGGCACACTTGTGGTTTGTGACCATACATCCGTTTGATGACGGCAACGGTCGCATAAGCCGCACACTTGCCGATATGCTTCTCGCTCGGCTTGATGAGGATTCAGCGCGATATTACAGTATGTCGGCTGAAATCAACCGCAACAAAAAGGCATATTATGAAGTTCTTGAAAGGACGCAAAAAGGAAATCTCGACATAACCGAATGGATGCTGTGGTTCTTTGGCTGTTTGGAAAATGCCATTGTCCGCGCTTCGGGTATAATCGAGCGGACATTGCAGAAAGCGGCATATTGGGATGAGTTCCGCGATGTTGACATAAATGAGCGTCAGCGCAAGGTAGTCAACCGCCTGTGGGATGGCTTTGAGGGAAAACTGACATCTTCAAAATGGGCGAAGATATGCGGTTGCTCGCAAGACACAGCGTTGCGCGACATCAACGACCTTATAGCCAAAGGAATGCTCCGCAATAGCGGCGAAGGCGGACGCAGCGCCAACTACCTCCTGCCGGATTGAGCGTTCGATAGCAAATCAGTTGTTGCATTTTCTACAACAACTGAATTCCACCGTTTCAAAAATATTATTGTATTATTTTGAAAAATGAAAGAATGGTAACTTTTAATTTCTAAGATATTCTTTGAGCATTATCCAATTTCCTGTGACAGAGCGAGACCATTCCTAATATGTCCAAGGCATCTACTTTATTGATTGGCCACTTTTCTCTGGGAGAATGAGATTCAGGATTTCTAAACATTGAGTAAAGTGCTTTAAGCATTGTTCCAAAGCCTTTATGCTCAGAAATTTCGGAGTCAGTTTGGAATCCATTTATCAGGAGTTTGGGACACTTCTCTGAAAGAACAAGATCCACTAGAACAGCACCATCCTTTCCAAAAATAGATGATCTTTCTCTTAGCCGTTCAAACAATCCTTTGATTGCTTCGTCTACTGCATGAAAATAGTCATCTGCAAGTAACTCCGGCATGCAATATTGAAAAATTTGCTGATGAGTGTTTCTGGCTTGAAGTTCAAGTTTTAATGAATTGGCTCGCTCTTCCGCTTCGGGTATTGTTTTGATGTTGGCACATTTTCTCAACCCTCCACTTTCAGAAATTTCATACCCTCCAAATGCCAACAACCGATTGGCTTCCGCACGTTGTGAATCAAAGAGGAGTTTATCTCTATTGACGAACCTGGTAGGTTGAAAATATAACTTACAAAAATTTAGAATGGCGTTACAACAATGTTTTCGGTTCTGATAAATAGCAAACGCATTGAAGAGCCTTCTCCATTTCGTTATTCCGGGAGAATAGTCTTCAATTTGTGCTTGAGCCAAGTAACGAGAAATATCTGGTCCCGTTAGACCATCTACGGTATCACCCATGATTTTCGCCAGCCCTTGGATTATACCTTCGCTTAGTGGAGGATATGCTATTGCCATTTTTATTGTTTGTGAAGTCGGTTATATTACATCTAAGTCAACAATTGTTTTTTTCTATAACATATCGTTCTGTAAAAGGATATAGGGTTTCATAATACTTTTCAGCATTTGTCGTGGCTTTGCAAAAATCGAGGACGAGTTCAGACAATAAATGATATGTTAATGATAGATAGATATGCACTAACTCTTTCTCGTCATCTCTTTCTTTATATCGTTGCCCGAATTGAAGTATACCTAAATATGAAGGATGAGATGTTAGAGACAAGTAAGTATAGCAATCTCTCATGTTATCGTCTTTAAAGAAGTATAGAGGAGATTCTTCTAATGATATTGATTCAAATTGAATGATTCGTTCATGATCTTTTACAAACTTAAAACCTTTTAATTGGGAAGTATTTTTTTTAATCGCATGTGATATTTGTTCTCTCGCGGATTTAGTCGTATCTAAACACCCAACTATATCTGATAAATTCCGTCTTAATTCTTCTACCGAATTCTTATCATAAAGCTGGATGTGGCGAAATGATTCCGTAACATTTTTCAGGTTTACACGATTGTTTAAGCCTCTAATCTCCCATATATAAAGCAACAAATCACGCTCCAATACATTATCAGTTGAAACATAGATATTTCTAAATATAAAAGCTCGCTCATAAAGAGCCCGAACTAAGGAGGCGCAGGAATGTACATCTATAAGAAATGTACTATGATATCCCCAATGAATTCCTTTTGCTAAAGATAAAATTGATTGTGCTGTGCATGTTGCCATTTGCAGATTGCATTGAGAAATGCAATCTGCCTCTTCTGCGTTAGGATTCTCTTTTCGCCAGAGCAAAATCATCTCAACGGATTTTTCTATAAGTGAACTTATAGCGTCTGTTACAATGTTTTTTGTATGTCTGGGATGAGAATCCATGAATTGAAGGAGGATATTTTCTTTTTCTGTATTCATACACTTATCATTAGCTTTAGCTATTGAGCTTAGTTTATGCTTTCCAGTAATCAAGCAATTTTAGTGTCTCATTGTCAGGCTTATGCCGATCATTCATCTTGTCAATTTGTATTATGAGAGGCATTTCAACGACCTGACCAGCCACTACACATGATCCAGTTGGCAGAATAGGGAGAGATTCTTGCGAAATTCTATCAAGATACGAAATAGTTTTTGCGACCTTGGTAAGATCTTCATCATTTACCAATCGATGAATAAAGTAATTATGAAGCTGAGATACTATGGTAGATGAAATGTCAGATGGACGCTGGCTTGCTATAGTCATAAATACACCGAACTTTCGTCCTTCCTTGATTATTTCCTCAAAGACTTCAAGACGGTAGTCTTTCCAACTTTCACTTTCTCTCGTGGACTGATACGATAGAATATTATGAGCCTCATCTATCACTATATTAAGATAGGGAGTAGCCTTATCTTTATTTTGAGTATGTTGCTTATATGCACTATGGCAAAGAAGAAGAGGAATCATCTTTTTTGTGTCTTGATTTGCCATCCGTAAGTCAACGACCACAATATTTGACTTATCCCAAAAATCGACATCCTCTTTGAAATCAAGTACCATAGAAATGTTCCTGACCATGCTTTTCAGTTTTTCTATTGCGGGATGGATATGGTCATTTTGTGCGCGACTATTTTTTACATCTTGTACTAATTGTAAATATAGGATGTCAATGAAGAATCGAATAAAATCATCTGGAATTTGATATTCTAGAGCTTGAGTATAATAATGAGTACGCTCAACGAATTCACCATTTTTATTTCCCTCAAGATCTCTGTCGCTTAATTTCCTCTTATAAGCGCTCTCTCTATCTCCTGGAAGGTAGTAGTATTTATGCGTCTCATGATATGATACACTTTCCCTAAGGTCTACACCAAATCCGTCTACATCATATTTCGGGGGTACAATTGATACTATATATTCCAGTAGAGGTTCAACTTTCGATTTGTCCTCCATTGTAAAGATTGCTTTTATATTTTTGCAAAGCATTGCTCGGAATATATTTTGCATTTCGTCTTTATTACCGCCCTTATCCCTAAGCCAATGATATAAATTGAGTGCCCTTGATATGAATGGTCTTTGAGTCTTCTCGGTAGCTGACGCGAAAATACACAGAGTGTCCAGATCCATCACCGAATCTTGACTCATTGGTATCTTATTTATAGGTGTATATGTTGACAACTTATAGACCTTCTTGCCCTCTGTCATTACGGAATCTCCTGAATACTCCCCATTGAAATCTATAAAAAGGAATCGGGAGTTGGCTTTGAAGTTGTCATTTCCTCTGAAGAGTTCAAATAACCTGTGGTAGATTTGTGCCAGCGTATAAGATTTACCACTCCCAGTATTGCCAAAAATACCAACATGGTTTGAAAATAGATTTTGAACGCCTAGACTAACAATAATCTGTGAATCAGTGGATAATGTTCCCAGCCTGATTGTGAGTTCGTCATCGTTCTGAACAAAGCGATGAATCGAACTAAACTCTTTAGTGTTTAGAATATATGCCTCATTGCCTACTAGAGGAAGAGTCTTTACGCCCTTGACAAATCCAGAAGTAGTCATATAACCTATGAGAGACGTACAGAGTACTCGTTTTATATGATGCCCTTGTTCTTCATAGTTTACAGCTTCTTGAGAGTTGTCTTGATTAATAAATTCGGTTTCTATTTTGGCAATGAGCATATCAAAACCATTTAGAATCTTCAAGTATGAACCTACTGAAACATTCTTTATAAGTTGCCCATAGAAAAAGATATGAGGGAGATTCTTTTCTTTGTCAACCGCAATTTTCACCTCACGTCCGCTTATAGAAATGACTTCGCCAATTCTAAAGATTGACAGCTCGGATATGATAGCCTCGTTGTTAAATGGTTCCATGCAAAAACTGAGGTGGAATTAAATTTTTGATATGGTTAAAGATGACGTTTATGCCTTTGAATGAAAATTCTGGCGCTAACGGAGTTCCATCCTTGTCTTTTAAATCAGAGGGACCAATGATAAAGACGTTTGGGAATCCCTCGAATTTGCTAGAAAAACCGTCTTTCACACTGTCTTGATATGCAAATATTATTATATTTAATGTCGGATTCCTGCGAGCCGTCCGGCAAGTAATATTAAGAATATGTTCATCAGCAAAAGAAAATCCCATTGCAAATAGCAATGAATTTTCCTTCTCCAAGGAATTAGAATACATGCGCATCATCTCATAGAAATGAGAATCTGTCACAGTTAAACTAAACTTACTTTTATTAGGATTCACCATAGCAATCTTTTCATACTCAGCCAAGAAT is part of the Duncaniella dubosii genome and encodes:
- a CDS encoding Fic family protein; the protein is MRRTVRHSAYIWQRKDWPEFCWDSEALLEPLSRLSQLHGLLNGRMSMLGFNEKCRSLLSAMTEELISSSEIEGVLLNPNSVRSSIARRLGIEDDGLLVEDHYVEGLVDVMLDAVRNCREPLTDERLFNWHAALFPFGRSGMHRITVADWRRGEEPMQVVSGAFGHEKVHYEAPPSDAVPAEMERLIEWCNTANQSPFIMAAVAHLWFVTIHPFDDGNGRISRTLADMLLARLDEDSARYYSMSAEINRNKKAYYEVLERTQKGNLDITEWMLWFFGCLENAIVRASGIIERTLQKAAYWDEFRDVDINERQRKVVNRLWDGFEGKLTSSKWAKICGCSQDTALRDINDLIAKGMLRNSGEGGRSANYLLPD
- a CDS encoding TIGR02391 family protein produces the protein MAIAYPPLSEGIIQGLAKIMGDTVDGLTGPDISRYLAQAQIEDYSPGITKWRRLFNAFAIYQNRKHCCNAILNFCKLYFQPTRFVNRDKLLFDSQRAEANRLLAFGGYEISESGGLRKCANIKTIPEAEERANSLKLELQARNTHQQIFQYCMPELLADDYFHAVDEAIKGLFERLRERSSIFGKDGAVLVDLVLSEKCPKLLINGFQTDSEISEHKGFGTMLKALYSMFRNPESHSPREKWPINKVDALDILGMVSLCHRKLDNAQRIS
- a CDS encoding DUF5677 domain-containing protein codes for the protein MNTEKENILLQFMDSHPRHTKNIVTDAISSLIEKSVEMILLWRKENPNAEEADCISQCNLQMATCTAQSILSLAKGIHWGYHSTFLIDVHSCASLVRALYERAFIFRNIYVSTDNVLERDLLLYIWEIRGLNNRVNLKNVTESFRHIQLYDKNSVEELRRNLSDIVGCLDTTKSAREQISHAIKKNTSQLKGFKFVKDHERIIQFESISLEESPLYFFKDDNMRDCYTYLSLTSHPSYLGILQFGQRYKERDDEKELVHIYLSLTYHLLSELVLDFCKATTNAEKYYETLYPFTERYVIEKNNC
- a CDS encoding ATP-binding protein — its product is MEPFNNEAIISELSIFRIGEVISISGREVKIAVDKEKNLPHIFFYGQLIKNVSVGSYLKILNGFDMLIAKIETEFINQDNSQEAVNYEEQGHHIKRVLCTSLIGYMTTSGFVKGVKTLPLVGNEAYILNTKEFSSIHRFVQNDDELTIRLGTLSTDSQIIVSLGVQNLFSNHVGIFGNTGSGKSYTLAQIYHRLFELFRGNDNFKANSRFLFIDFNGEYSGDSVMTEGKKVYKLSTYTPINKIPMSQDSVMDLDTLCIFASATEKTQRPFISRALNLYHWLRDKGGNKDEMQNIFRAMLCKNIKAIFTMEDKSKVEPLLEYIVSIVPPKYDVDGFGVDLRESVSYHETHKYYYLPGDRESAYKRKLSDRDLEGNKNGEFVERTHYYTQALEYQIPDDFIRFFIDILYLQLVQDVKNSRAQNDHIHPAIEKLKSMVRNISMVLDFKEDVDFWDKSNIVVVDLRMANQDTKKMIPLLLCHSAYKQHTQNKDKATPYLNIVIDEAHNILSYQSTRESESWKDYRLEVFEEIIKEGRKFGVFMTIASQRPSDISSTIVSQLHNYFIHRLVNDEDLTKVAKTISYLDRISQESLPILPTGSCVVAGQVVEMPLIIQIDKMNDRHKPDNETLKLLDYWKA